A window of Apium graveolens cultivar Ventura chromosome 8, ASM990537v1, whole genome shotgun sequence contains these coding sequences:
- the LOC141678150 gene encoding acyl-CoA--sterol O-acyltransferase 1-like has translation MSLLFSHHYQVFPKRFILLACLPIKIKQPNQDVKNGPKQKPEKYQFLENAKNGQIYDLNGESKGYHVQDLPKKSHKSLSNYVIKFLLFVTLIKIYDYKENLHPNFLWLLYCFHIYFVLELLLALFAAIARSLMSLELEPQFDDPYLATSLQNFWGKRWNLMVSNILRPTVFVPVHHVSTILIGKKLAALPAVMATFFVSGLMHELIFYSYQRQKTDWQAMCFFMLHGVALAIEIGAKKMLNGKFRLPLTVSRPLTLTFVIVTSFWLFFPPFLRGNIAELKSCKETIAFVEFVKHGRLVSPDNFTCPYL, from the exons ATGTCTCTGCTATTCTCACACCATTACCAAGTTTTTCCCAAAAG ATTTATTCTCTTGGCTTGTCTTCCCATCAAGATCAAGCAGCCTAATCAAGATGTCAAAAATGGCCCAAAACAAAAACCTGAGAAATACCAATTTCTTGAAAATGCTAAAAATGGCCAAATATATGATTTAAATGGAGAATCTAAAGGCTACCATGTTCAAGATTTACCCAAAAAAAGCCATAAGTCACTTTCTAATTATGTTATCAAGTTTTTATTGTTTGTTACATTGATcaagatttatgattacaaagaaaATTTACACCCAAATTTCCTGTGGTTGCTTTATTGCTTCCACATTTACTTTGTTCTTGAGTTACTACTAGCATTGTTTGCTGCCATTGCTCGATCACTAATGTCCTTAGAGCTGGAACCGCAATTCGATGATCCTTACCTTGCAACTTCACTTCAAAATTTTTGGGGCAAAAGATGGAACCTCATGGTGTCCAACATTTTGCGTCCCACAGTATTTGTTCCTGTTCACCATGTTTCGACAATTTTGATTGGAAAAAAATTGGCTGCATTGCCCGCGGTGATGGCTACATTTTTTGTATCTGGCCTAATGCATGAGCTGATTTTTTATAGCTATCAAAGACAGAAAACAGATTGGCAAGCAATGTGTTTCTTTATGTTACATGGAGTGGCACTGGCTATAGAAATCGGAGCTAAGAAGATGTTGAATGGGAAATTCAGGCTGCCTCTGACGGTTTCGAGACCTTTGACATTAACGTTTGTAATTGTTACTAGCTTTTGGCTATTCTTTCCACCATTTTTAAGAGGGAATATTGCAGAACTGAAATCATGTAAAGAAACTATTGCTTTTGTTGAGTTTGTAAAGCATGGGCGTTTGGTTAGTCCTGATAATTTTACTTGTCCTTACTTGTAA
- the LOC141679155 gene encoding rho GDP-dissociation inhibitor 1-like yields MSLAVEVGSSTCTSKNMGFDEKINEGAKENEVEIKKDEAESEIKNGDSGEEKLTRQMSRSSVDGSDHDDDEEDEDGVDDKLQLGPQCSLKEQFEKDKDDESLRRWKEQLLGSVDIESVGETLDPEVKILSLAIKSTGRSDIVLPIPESGNPKGPWFTLKEGSVYSLKFKFKVFNNIVSGLKYHNTVWKTGLKVDRTKEMIGTFSPQQEPYTHEMHEETTPSGMFARGSYTAKTKFLDDDNKCYLEINYTFDIRKDWQSI; encoded by the exons ATGTCTTTGGCTGTTGAAGTAGGTTCAAGTACTTGTACTTCAAAAAACATGGGATTTGATGAAAAAATAAACGAGGGTGCTAAAGAAAATGAAGTTGAAATAAAGAAAGATGAGGCAGAATCAGAGATCAAGAATGGTGATTCAGGGGAGGAGAAGTTGACTAGGCAAATGAGTAGGAGCTCTGTAGATGGTTCTGAtcatgatgatgatgaagaagatgaggaTGGTGTTGATGATAAATTACAGTTGGGTCCTCAATGCAGTCTTAAAGAACAGTTTGAGAAGGATAAG GATGATGAGAGCTTGAGGAGGTGGAAGGAACAACTTCTTGGGAGCGTGGATATCGAGTCTGTTGGAG AAACTCTGGATCCAGAAGTTAAGATTCTCAGCCTTGCGATCAAATCCACTGGAAGATCTGATATTGTTCTTCCAATTCCTGAGTCTGGAAATCCAAAAGGTCCATGGTTTACTTTGAAAGAAGGAAGTGTGTACAGCCTAAAGTTCAAATTCAAGGTCTTCAACAATATTGTATCCGGCCTTAAGTACCATAATACCGTTTGGAAAACTGGTCTTAAAG TGGACCGCACAAAGGAAATGATTGGAACATTTAGTCCTCAGCAAGAGCCTTACACACATGAGATGCATGAGGAAACAACTCCGTCTGGCATGTTTGCTAGAGGATCATACACAGCCAAAACAAAG TTTCTTGACGATGACAATAAATGTTACCTAGAGATCAATTACACCTTTGATATCCGGAAAGATTGGCAGTCAATTTAA
- the LOC141679511 gene encoding uncharacterized protein LOC141679511 — protein sequence MNAIVTEAAIVMDFIDTSDEPQRRGSRRGKSPNHQRQRPSRGKNFIEDYFVDRPIFSEDDFRRKYRMRPHVFNRIKTALCTQDSYWHQKADAVGLLGLLPQQKMTVVLRMLAYGAPADQCAEICRMGESTTLECMKKFCEQVEGLFGKEYLRAPTPADLRRLLAKGEQRGFSGMIGSIDCMHWEWKNCPSGWGGAYNGRKGRLTIILEAVASYDTWSPVFDKVIAGDSPTVVFHVNGKRYNNVYYLADGIYPRYSTFVKTISNPATQAHKLFVKKQEAYHKDVERCFGILQSRWAILRHGARMHKCSTLRSIMMTCIILHNMIVEDEFVEDEFVESIEEDLMNPLALRVYDEPVD from the exons ATGAATGCCATAGTCACCGAAGCGGCAATAGTGATGGACTTCATCGACACTTCAGATGAACCACAAAGACGCGGCTCACGGCGTGGCAAATCTCCCAATCATCAAAGACAAAGGCCATCAAGGGGAAAAAATTTCATAGAAGATTATTTCGTTGATCGTCCAATATTCAGTGAAGACGACTTCCGTCGAAAGTATAGAATGCGCCCTCATGTTTTCAATCGCATCAAGACAGCTCTTTGCACTCAAGATTCCTACTGGCATCAAAAAGCAGATGCGGTTGGATTATTGGGGTTGCTGCCCCAACAAAAAATGACTGTCGTATTACGAATGCTAGCTTACGGTGCACCAGCTGATCAATGTGCCGAAATATGTAGAATGGGAGAATCAACTACACTTGAGTGCATGAAAAAATTTTGTGAGCAAGTGGAAGGACTCTTTGGTAAAGAGTACCTTCGTGCTCCAACACCTGCAGATTTAAGAAGGCTTCTAGCAAAAGGCGAACAAAGAGGATTTTCAGGGATGATTGGGAGTATCGATTGTATGCACTGGGAATGGAAGAATTGTCCAAGTGGGTGGGGTGGAGCTTATAATGGTCGAAAAGGACGTCTGACTATCATTCTAGAGGCCGTTGCTTCCTATGACACTTGG TCTCCCGTATTTGATAAAGTTATCGCAGGAGATAGCCCAACGGTGGTGTTTCACGTCAATGGCAAAAGATACAATAATGTTTATTATCTTGCTGATGGGATTTATCCTAGGTATTCAACATTTGTAAAAACCATATCAAATCCTGCCACTCAAGCACataaattatttgttaagaaaCAGGAAGCATATCACAAAGATGTAGAGAGGTGTTTTGGTATCTTGCAATCTCGATGGGCAATTCTTCGTCACGGTGCTCGGATGCATAAGTGTTCCACACTTAGAAGTATCATGATGACTTGCATCATATTGCATAACATGATAGTTGAGGATGAATTTGTTGAAGATGAATTTGTGGAGTCAATAGAAGAAGATCTAATGAATCCATTAGCATTACGGGTTTATGACGAGCCGGTAGATTGA
- the LOC141679013 gene encoding uncharacterized protein LOC141679013, which produces MAEDLVLDTAIRNWVLIPLSVVMVLIGVLRYFVSKLMRSSQTPDLKIVKEGQVIIRARNLRAAANFIPAKAFRARKAYFTNEENGLLHVPKGQAQNNPQAQMFSDPNMAMDMMKKNLSMIIPQTLTFAWVNFFFSGFVAAKIPFPLTQRFRSMLQNGIDLSTVDVSYVSSRSWYFLNLFGLRGLFSLILGEENATDDTQRMMQMSGFGFDPSKSLGAEKDGLDIVQHDWAMPKFEQRAEAVLRKLVS; this is translated from the exons ATGGCAGAAGATTTAGTGTTAGATACAGCAATTAGAAACTGGGTATTAATACCATTATCTGTAGTAATGGTACTTATTGGTGTTCTTCGTTACTTTGTTTCTAAGCTCATGCGCTCTTCTCAAACCCCTGATCTTAAGATTGTCAAAGAAGG GCAAGTTATTATTAGGGCTAGGAATTTGAGGGCTGCTGCTAATTTTATTCCTGCTAAGGCTTTTCGGGCCCGAAAAGCTTATTTTACTAATGAG GAAAATGGATTGCTTCATGTTCCTAAGGGCCAGGCTCAGAACAATCCACAGGCTCAAATGTTCTCTGATCCCAACATGGCTATGGACATGATGAAGAAGAATCTCTCAATGATCATACCCCAG ACTCTTACTTTTGCCTGGGTCAACTTTTTCTTCTCCGGATTTGTAGCAG CAAAGATACCTTTTCCACTGACTCAAAGGTTTAGGTCAATGTTACAAAATGGAATTGATTTAAGCACTGTAGATGTTAGCTACGTCAGCAGTCGCTCATG GTACTTCCTCAATCTGTTTGGACTAAGGGGTTTATTTAGTCTTATTCTGGGAGAAGAAAATG CTACAGATGACACACAACGCATGATGCAAATGAGTGGATTTGGCTTTGACCCATCCAAG AGTTTGGGTGCCGAGAAAGATGGACTTGACATAGTTCAGCATGACTGGGCCATGCCAAAGTTTGAACAGAGAGCTGAGGCTGTACTCAGGAAGCTTGTTAGCTGA